The sequence below is a genomic window from Oscillospiraceae bacterium.
CCTCAAAGGCGCCGAAGCCCACCAGCTGGATTTTGTCGCCCGCGGCGAGGCACTCGGAAATGACGTCGATAGCGGCGTTAACGGCACACTCAGTGTCCTTCTTGGACATGCCGGCCTTCTCGGCGGCGGCATTGATCAGTTCAGCTTTATTCATGTTTAACTCCTCCTATGTTTTTTGCGGCGGCGTGGCCGCCGGATATACTTAAGCGGCTGGCGCGGGTGTACGGGCACAACACGCGCCACCCGGTTTGTTACCGCGTTAAGTCCTGTACTGGGGCGGGAGCGGATCTGCGGCACCGCGCCTATCCTCCGCGCTTCGCGTTGTCACGCTGCGCACCCTCCGCGACGCGGTTCTAAGCCCCTCCGACTTTGCAAAAACGCGCCACAGGCTTGCGTGGGACGCCTGTTCTGCGTTTTCACGCCGCTTCGGGTCTTAGCCCGCTGCTCCGGGCGCTCCGCGCTTCGCGCTGTCACGCTGCGGATTGGGCGCGCGGCCGGGTCGCTAACTCACCCCTGCGCCGAAAATGCCGCCAGTGTGCGCACTGGCCTGTTTTTCGGTCTGCGGGGTTCTTTAGCTCCCCTGCGCGCCTATCCTCCGCGCTTCGCGCTGTCACGCTGCGGATTGGGCGCATGGCCGGGCCGTTAAGCCCCGGCTGCGCGAAAAATGCCGTTGAGCCTTCCGTGAGACGGCCCAACCTGTTTTTT
It includes:
- the hupA gene encoding DNA-binding protein HU 1; protein product: MNKAELINAAAEKAGMSKKDTECAVNAAIDVISECLAAGDKIQLVGFGAFEVKSRAARLGRNPKTKESIEIPASKVPVFKPGKALKDAVAK